In Haloarcula rubripromontorii, the genomic stretch TTATCAAGTTAGCCCCGGTGATCCAGGAGTGTCATCGGCGTGGCGTCGATACACACATCGTCCACACTGGTCAGCATTACTCGGACTCGCTTGATGCCGTCTTTTTCCGACAGCTCGGGTTATCACCACCAGATGTGAACCTCGAAGTCGGATCTGACGATCACGGGGCACAGACTGGTGCGATGCTCGCTGGTATCGAGGAAGAACTTCAGGCTACCGAACCCACAGTGGTGTTTGTCCAAGGGGACACGAACTCGACTCTTGCGGGCGCACTCGCGGGGAGCAAGATGGATGTCGACGTGGCTCACGTCGAAGCTGGGCTTCGAAGTTTCGATGACGAAATGCCCGAAGAGACAAACCGCGTCATCATTGATCATATCGCTGAGTATCTGTTTCCACCGACCGCCGAGACAGCAGCGTTACTCCGAGACGAGGGGATTCCCGAGGACCGTATCACAGTCACTGGAAATACCATTGTCGACGCAGTCGAAACCTTTGACAATGAGGCTGCAACCAGCAGTCAGATTCTGAGTGAGCTCGGCGTTTCGGAGGGCCAGTTCGACCTCTTGACCGCTCACCGAGCGGAAACAGTCGACGACCGGGAAGCGTTCGAGCGGATTCTCAGCGGCGTCGCACGAGCAAGCGCTCAAGCGGAGCGGGAAGTCATCTACCCGATTCACCCCCGAGCGGAGGACCGCCTCGAAGAGTTCGGCATCGCAGTTCCCGACCAAATTCGTCTTATCGAACCACTGGATTTCTTCGATTTCCTCAGACTAGAGAGTACAGCGGACCTGGTGTTCACCGATTCAGGAGGTGTGCAGGAAGAGACCAGCATCCTCGGAACACCGTGTGTGACGCTTAGGTATGGAACTGAGCGCCCTGAGACAGCATTTGTTGGTGCGAACTGCGTTGCCGGCCGGGAGCCGAGTAGTATCACCGCGGCGGCGACACAAATGCGCGGAAAGGCTGGGGACTGGAACACGCCGTTCGGAGATGGGACAGCCGCTGTTCAGATTCTCGATGCAATCCCGGAACTCCCCGACAGAGAAGCAGTCACGGCCCCTGAGTGACCAGAGCCGGCAAGCGCTGTCTCTCAATAGTGAGTCTATTCTTGAGTACGAGTTGACTGGTCCCCGAGGTTGGCCTGACTGGGGGGAGACGGATGACGACTCAATTGCGTACAACTGGACGCTCATGGACTGCACAGTTGCTTTCCAAGTGGCAGTTCATCAACTGACAGCAGTCTCCTTGCCATCCAGTGAGTAAATAGAGAGGCCAGATTACGGACGACAATCTTTGATCTGCCTGTCTGCACTGGTAGTAACTGTCTAATTTTATTACTTCACTCTCATCAAACGATAATGGCTACTGATGCAGGTGCGAACATCGAGACGGAGTCGTTCCCGATCGATCTTCTGCTGGTCGGACTCCTTGGCCTCTGGCATCTCGCCGCCGTCGAAGGGTATATCGGACAGTCGCCCGCAAGAGTTCTGTTAGGGTTGGTGGCGGTGCTTATCGCGCCGGGATACGCTCTGATTGCGCTTCTATTCCCGCGCGGTTCCGCCGAGTCAGATGGATTGTTTGACAACTGGAGGGGAGGAATA encodes the following:
- the wecB gene encoding non-hydrolyzing UDP-N-acetylglucosamine 2-epimerase encodes the protein MTDSTVGFVLGTRPEIIKLAPVIQECHRRGVDTHIVHTGQHYSDSLDAVFFRQLGLSPPDVNLEVGSDDHGAQTGAMLAGIEEELQATEPTVVFVQGDTNSTLAGALAGSKMDVDVAHVEAGLRSFDDEMPEETNRVIIDHIAEYLFPPTAETAALLRDEGIPEDRITVTGNTIVDAVETFDNEAATSSQILSELGVSEGQFDLLTAHRAETVDDREAFERILSGVARASAQAEREVIYPIHPRAEDRLEEFGIAVPDQIRLIEPLDFFDFLRLESTADLVFTDSGGVQEETSILGTPCVTLRYGTERPETAFVGANCVAGREPSSITAAATQMRGKAGDWNTPFGDGTAAVQILDAIPELPDREAVTAPE